From Frateuria aurantia DSM 6220, one genomic window encodes:
- the flhB gene encoding flagellar biosynthesis protein FlhB: MADGEDKEDRTEEPSEKHLQEARDRGEVPHSHDLSAAILLLAGAATLSLTQSFMTDRLLAMMRRGLQIRRGEWQHPDTLLHALAAAVADMALVLLPVLAATWLACFGAPLLLGGLHISKEALQFKPERLDPISGIGRLFALRSLVELGKALLKVVLIGGVLVLVLWSMRDTLLILGRGADTSSIGHGLRLVSQSWIGFVAALAGIAGIDLLWQRYDYARKQRMTKQQVKDEQKETEGSPEMRGHIRRLQMQMARRRMMEDVPKASVVVVNPEHFAVALFYQDSGMRSPKVLAKGVELIAGQIREIADEHRIPLVRAPALARALYHTTKVGAEIPAALYLAVAQLLAYVMHLKQAVDTGQTPPPPPDPEVDPHLLGPYQQ; encoded by the coding sequence ATGGCCGATGGCGAGGACAAGGAGGATCGCACCGAAGAACCTTCTGAAAAACATCTTCAGGAGGCGCGCGACCGTGGTGAAGTTCCGCACTCCCACGACTTGTCGGCGGCCATCCTGCTGCTGGCCGGCGCCGCCACCCTGAGCCTGACCCAATCCTTCATGACCGACCGCTTGCTGGCCATGATGCGTCGCGGACTGCAGATCAGACGGGGTGAATGGCAGCATCCGGACACCTTGCTGCATGCCCTCGCCGCCGCCGTCGCCGATATGGCCCTGGTGCTGCTGCCGGTACTGGCCGCGACCTGGCTGGCCTGTTTTGGCGCCCCTCTGCTGCTGGGCGGCCTGCATATTTCCAAAGAGGCGCTGCAGTTCAAGCCCGAACGACTGGATCCGATCAGCGGCATCGGCCGGCTGTTCGCCCTGCGCAGCCTGGTGGAACTGGGCAAGGCCTTGCTCAAAGTGGTATTGATCGGCGGCGTGCTGGTACTGGTGCTGTGGAGCATGCGCGATACCCTGCTGATCCTTGGCCGCGGTGCCGACACCAGCTCGATCGGTCATGGTCTGCGGCTGGTATCGCAATCCTGGATCGGCTTCGTGGCGGCGCTGGCCGGCATCGCCGGCATCGATCTGCTGTGGCAGCGCTACGATTACGCCCGCAAGCAGCGGATGACCAAGCAGCAGGTCAAGGACGAGCAAAAGGAAACCGAAGGCAGCCCTGAAATGCGCGGCCACATCCGTCGTCTGCAGATGCAGATGGCCCGGCGCCGGATGATGGAGGACGTGCCCAAGGCCAGCGTGGTCGTGGTCAATCCCGAACATTTCGCCGTGGCCTTGTTTTATCAGGACAGCGGCATGCGCTCGCCCAAGGTCCTGGCCAAGGGCGTCGAGCTGATCGCCGGGCAGATCCGCGAGATCGCCGATGAGCACCGGATTCCGCTGGTGCGGGCGCCCGCCCTGGCCCGTGCGCTTTACCACACCACCAAGGTCGGCGCCGAAATACCGGCGGCGCTGTATCTGGCGGTGGCCCAGCTGCTGGCTTATGTCATGCACCTGAAACAGGCCGTCGATACCGGTCAGACGCCGCCGCCGCCGCCCGATCCGGAAGTCGACCCCCACTTGCTAGGACCCTATCAACAATGA
- a CDS encoding chemotaxis protein CheA → MSASDDAELLDAFLTEAGELVEQLGDQLMALESDPRDHDTLNAVFRTFHTVKGGAGFLSIKPLVELCHTAENLLNQARNAKFVLSPEQIEQLFKTSDVVTAMLDAVRAGQPAEPAPADLLAGLELPSAEAAPSPAAPPIASETTPPLPSSPAPADIVAAPSASATATTESGSISDDEFEALLDQLYGTGHAPGSTEPDLQAVAESAASAAPAPVAPSADKTAPSMTPAAADPAAPVAPVPAPVPVARPATADTAAAKPAAAVEHTIRIDTARLDSLINQAGELVLVRNRLANTASHIHDTTLERVVNEFDRVLNALQGSVMLLRMQPVSRLFQRVPRQLRDLSHQLGKQVRLQVEGEETNLDRSLVDALADPLVHLLRNAVDHGIETPEVRAAAGKPPEGTIELSAGQQGERIVITIRDDGKGMDPELLRRKAVEKGVVDADRAARLSEQECYELVFQAGFSTRDTVSEVSGRGVGMDVVKTRIIELGGTLAIHSELGVGTRITLSLPLTLAILQVMMVQIGSRLLALTLSNVSEVFELDPEQVSMLDGRAVIANHGTALPLCDLSDWLETGSGQELLTTVVVVQIAHQRLGVMVDRVLGREEVMIKPLSGPLRQLAGLAGATITGDGRIALVLDIGNIANHHLHHVPPYKVKH, encoded by the coding sequence ATGAGCGCAAGCGACGACGCCGAACTGCTGGACGCCTTCCTCACCGAGGCGGGCGAGCTGGTGGAACAGCTGGGTGATCAGCTGATGGCACTGGAGTCGGATCCACGCGATCACGACACCTTGAATGCCGTGTTCCGCACCTTTCATACCGTGAAAGGCGGTGCCGGCTTTCTGTCGATCAAACCTCTGGTCGAGCTGTGTCATACCGCCGAAAATCTGCTCAACCAGGCCCGCAATGCCAAGTTCGTGCTGAGTCCGGAGCAGATCGAACAGCTGTTCAAGACCAGTGACGTCGTCACCGCGATGCTGGATGCAGTACGCGCCGGCCAGCCGGCCGAGCCGGCTCCGGCCGATCTGCTGGCCGGACTGGAATTGCCGTCGGCCGAAGCCGCGCCAAGTCCCGCGGCGCCACCGATAGCCAGCGAAACGACCCCTCCGCTCCCGAGCTCGCCAGCCCCCGCCGACATCGTTGCCGCGCCCAGCGCTTCAGCAACGGCGACGACCGAGAGCGGCAGCATCAGCGACGACGAATTCGAAGCCTTGCTGGACCAGCTGTATGGCACGGGTCATGCCCCAGGCAGTACCGAGCCTGATCTGCAGGCTGTGGCGGAATCGGCGGCTTCGGCGGCTCCTGCGCCGGTGGCCCCCAGTGCAGACAAGACGGCCCCTTCGATGACGCCTGCGGCGGCCGACCCCGCAGCCCCGGTCGCCCCCGTCCCTGCACCCGTCCCGGTCGCCAGACCAGCGACTGCCGATACGGCCGCGGCCAAACCGGCCGCGGCCGTCGAACACACCATCCGCATCGACACCGCCCGACTGGACAGTCTGATCAATCAGGCCGGCGAACTGGTACTGGTCCGCAACCGGCTGGCCAATACCGCATCGCATATTCACGACACCACCCTGGAACGGGTCGTCAATGAATTCGACCGGGTACTGAACGCACTGCAAGGCAGCGTCATGCTGCTGCGCATGCAGCCGGTCAGCCGCTTGTTCCAGCGTGTTCCACGGCAGTTGCGGGATCTCAGTCACCAGCTGGGCAAACAGGTCCGGCTGCAGGTCGAAGGCGAAGAAACCAATCTCGATCGCAGCCTGGTCGATGCCCTCGCCGATCCTCTGGTCCATCTGCTGCGCAATGCCGTGGATCACGGCATCGAGACCCCTGAAGTCCGTGCCGCCGCCGGCAAGCCGCCGGAAGGCACCATCGAACTCAGCGCCGGCCAGCAGGGCGAGCGCATCGTCATCACCATTCGCGACGATGGCAAGGGCATGGATCCGGAGCTGCTGCGGCGCAAGGCGGTGGAGAAAGGTGTCGTCGATGCCGACCGTGCCGCACGCCTGAGCGAACAGGAATGCTACGAGCTGGTCTTCCAGGCCGGCTTCAGTACCCGTGACACGGTCTCCGAGGTCTCGGGGCGCGGCGTCGGCATGGACGTGGTCAAGACCCGCATCATCGAACTGGGCGGCACCCTGGCCATCCACTCGGAATTGGGCGTCGGCACCCGTATCACCTTGAGCCTGCCGCTGACCCTGGCCATCCTGCAGGTAATGATGGTGCAGATCGGCTCGCGTCTGCTGGCCTTGACCTTGTCCAATGTCAGCGAAGTCTTCGAGCTGGATCCCGAGCAGGTCAGCATGCTGGATGGCCGTGCGGTGATCGCCAACCATGGCACGGCGTTGCCGCTGTGCGATCTTTCCGATTGGCTCGAGACAGGCTCCGGCCAGGAGCTGCTGACCACCGTGGTCGTGGTCCAGATCGCCCATCAACGCCTGGGCGTGATGGTCGACCGGGTACTGGGCCGCGAAGAAGTCATGATCAAGCCGCTGAGCGGCCCCCTGCGACAACTGGCCGGACTGGCCGGCGCCACCATCACCGGCGACGGGCGAATCGCTCTGGTCCTCGATATCGGCAATATCGCCAATCATCATCTGCATCACGTACCACCCTACAAGGTCAAGCACTGA
- the flhA gene encoding flagellar biosynthesis protein FlhA, with protein MNARLLQAVRTWGRRGLVAPLAMLIILAMIMLPLPAFMLDILFSFNIALSLVILLAVVYVLRPLEFAAFPTVVLMATLLRLALNIASTRVVLLHGHGGPGAAGKVIEAFGEFVIGGNFAVGLVVFAILTIINFVVITKGATRVSEVTARFTLDAMPGKQMAIDADLNAGLLTQEQARTRREEVRQEADFYGSMDGASKFVRGDATAGILILLINIIGGFFVGVLQHHLAVSEAARTYTLLTIGDGLVAQIPGLLLSIATAIIVTRVSQSQDMGQQLLTQLLGQPKALYVTGVVLCVMGLIPGMPNIAFLLLGGLCGGGAWLLERRRELEAEAEAKAKTEQTAKPPAERPELGWEDVSQVDLISLEVGYRLVGLVNKNQDGDLLNRVKSVRRKLSQELGFLLPAVHIRDNLDFNANTYRISLQGVPMGEAEIHVDRLLAINPGQVHGSLNGIQGKDPAFGLEATWIEPSTRDHAQMLGYTVVDPSTVIATHLSNILQSHASELLGHQEVQQLLDRLASTTPKLVEELVPKKLPLVVVVKVLQNLLSEQIPIRNMRGIVECLAEYAGQSQDPAALSAMVRVALGRQITQDMVGIGQELPVITLAPDLEQILLQSMQGPGATGPSVEPGLAERLQNNVVEASRRQEMAGEPAILLVAPSLRPWLSRFVRNLAPGLHVLAYNEVPDDRKIKLVTAVGR; from the coding sequence ATGAACGCACGACTACTGCAGGCCGTGCGCACCTGGGGCCGTCGAGGCCTGGTAGCGCCGCTGGCGATGCTGATCATTCTGGCGATGATCATGCTGCCTCTGCCGGCCTTTATGCTGGACATCCTGTTCAGCTTCAATATCGCCTTGTCGTTGGTGATCCTGCTGGCCGTGGTCTATGTGCTGCGACCGCTGGAATTCGCGGCCTTTCCGACGGTGGTGCTGATGGCCACCCTGCTGCGGCTCGCCCTCAATATCGCCTCCACCCGCGTCGTGCTGCTGCATGGCCACGGCGGACCCGGTGCCGCCGGCAAGGTGATCGAGGCTTTCGGCGAATTCGTGATCGGCGGCAACTTCGCGGTCGGCCTGGTCGTGTTCGCGATTCTGACCATCATCAACTTCGTGGTGATCACCAAGGGTGCCACCCGCGTCTCGGAAGTGACGGCCCGCTTTACCCTGGATGCCATGCCCGGCAAGCAGATGGCCATCGACGCCGACCTCAATGCCGGCCTGCTGACCCAGGAGCAAGCTCGCACCCGCCGCGAGGAGGTCCGCCAGGAAGCGGACTTCTACGGCTCGATGGACGGCGCCTCCAAATTTGTCCGCGGCGACGCCACCGCCGGCATCCTGATCCTGCTGATCAATATCATTGGCGGCTTCTTCGTCGGCGTGCTGCAACACCATCTGGCGGTCAGCGAGGCAGCCCGCACCTATACGCTGCTGACCATCGGTGATGGCCTGGTCGCTCAGATTCCCGGCCTGCTGCTGTCGATCGCCACCGCCATCATCGTGACCCGCGTGTCGCAGTCCCAGGACATGGGCCAGCAATTGCTGACCCAGCTGCTGGGCCAGCCCAAGGCCTTGTACGTGACGGGCGTGGTGCTGTGCGTGATGGGGCTGATTCCGGGCATGCCCAATATCGCCTTCCTGTTGCTGGGCGGACTCTGCGGCGGCGGCGCCTGGCTGCTGGAGCGCCGGCGCGAGCTGGAGGCCGAGGCCGAAGCCAAGGCCAAGACCGAGCAGACCGCCAAGCCTCCGGCCGAGCGACCGGAGCTGGGCTGGGAGGATGTCAGCCAGGTCGACCTGATCAGCCTGGAAGTCGGTTACCGGCTGGTCGGACTGGTCAACAAGAACCAGGATGGCGACCTGCTGAACCGGGTCAAGTCGGTGCGCCGCAAGCTCTCCCAGGAGCTCGGCTTTCTGCTGCCGGCTGTGCATATCCGGGACAATCTGGACTTCAATGCCAATACCTATCGCATCTCGCTGCAAGGCGTGCCGATGGGCGAGGCGGAAATCCACGTCGACCGCCTGCTGGCCATCAATCCCGGCCAGGTCCACGGCAGCTTGAACGGCATCCAGGGCAAGGACCCGGCCTTCGGACTGGAGGCCACCTGGATCGAACCCTCGACCCGCGACCACGCCCAGATGCTGGGCTATACCGTCGTCGATCCGTCGACCGTGATCGCTACCCACCTTTCCAATATCCTGCAAAGTCATGCCAGCGAACTGCTGGGCCACCAGGAAGTCCAGCAATTGCTCGATCGCCTCGCCAGCACCACTCCCAAACTGGTCGAGGAGCTGGTGCCCAAGAAGCTGCCCCTGGTCGTGGTGGTCAAGGTCTTGCAGAACCTGCTGAGCGAGCAGATCCCGATCCGGAACATGCGCGGCATCGTCGAATGTTTGGCGGAGTATGCCGGGCAGAGCCAAGATCCCGCCGCTCTCAGCGCGATGGTCCGTGTCGCGCTGGGCCGCCAGATCACCCAGGACATGGTCGGAATCGGTCAGGAGCTGCCGGTGATCACCTTGGCACCGGACTTGGAACAAATCTTGCTGCAGTCCATGCAGGGTCCGGGCGCGACCGGGCCCTCGGTCGAACCGGGTCTGGCCGAGCGCTTGCAGAACAATGTGGTCGAAGCCAGTCGTCGGCAGGAAATGGCGGGCGAACCGGCGATCTTGCTGGTGGCGCCCAGTCTGCGGCCCTGGCTGTCCAGATTTGTCCGCAATCTGGCGCCGGGCCTGCATGTACTGGCTTACAACGAAGTGCCCGACGATCGCAAGATAAAGCTGGTGACGGCGGTGGGACGATGA
- a CDS encoding RNA polymerase sigma factor FliA yields the protein MVKSYASAEYSAAQKMPADELVRQYAPLVRRIAYHLRGRLPASIDTGDLIQAGMIGLLEAARHYVAGREASFETFAGIRIRGAMIDELRKTDWTPRSVHRKLREMALAIQQIENETGGDAGDQAIMQRMGIDPAEYAKLLVDATSTRVLSLNMSREDNEAEELQIPDEVTAEPVSQLESQRMLTDLGEAIAALPEREKLVMSLYYDEELNLKEVGEVLGVSESRVCQIHGKALLRLRSRLSEWRQ from the coding sequence ATGGTCAAGTCCTATGCCAGCGCGGAATACAGTGCCGCCCAGAAAATGCCGGCCGACGAGCTGGTGCGTCAGTACGCGCCTCTGGTGCGCCGTATCGCCTATCACCTGCGCGGACGACTGCCAGCCAGCATCGATACCGGCGACCTGATCCAGGCCGGCATGATCGGCCTGCTGGAGGCTGCTCGCCACTATGTCGCAGGACGAGAGGCCAGCTTCGAGACCTTTGCCGGCATCCGTATCCGCGGCGCCATGATCGACGAGCTGCGCAAGACCGACTGGACACCTCGCTCGGTCCATCGCAAGCTGCGTGAAATGGCGCTCGCGATCCAGCAGATCGAAAACGAGACGGGTGGCGATGCGGGCGACCAGGCCATCATGCAGCGCATGGGCATCGATCCAGCCGAATATGCCAAACTGCTGGTCGATGCCACTTCTACCCGCGTACTCAGCCTCAACATGTCGCGTGAAGACAATGAGGCCGAAGAGCTGCAGATACCCGACGAGGTCACCGCCGAACCGGTCAGCCAGCTTGAAAGCCAGCGCATGCTGACCGATCTGGGAGAGGCCATCGCCGCGCTGCCCGAACGCGAGAAACTGGTGATGTCCCTGTACTACGACGAAGAGCTCAACCTCAAGGAGGTGGGCGAAGTTCTTGGCGTCAGCGAGTCGCGGGTCTGCCAGATCCACGGCAAGGCCTTGCTGCGACTTCGTTCCCGACTGTCGGAATGGCGCCAATGA
- the flhF gene encoding flagellar biosynthesis protein FlhF translates to MKIKRFIAADMRMAMRAVREEQGPDAVILSTRNLDDGIEVIAATDYDEALVKEAAGRLFPAPAPASRKPARPSDDSPFTLDDTEAQGNEFIAVQRELSDLRKILEGQIASLAWNELGRRKPQHVQALRELSQHGIEPDIAMALVDELPPDMSAEQARYLPLGLISNRLLLSGRRLTDIGGVLALVGNTGVGKTTTIAKLAAHFVLQHGADGVALIGTDNYRIGAGAQLGHYGKLLGVRVHHVHDAGQLQALLQDMSGYAAVLIDTAGMSSTDPRLRDQMAILEPSRHLLRTCLVLAANTQASAQEEAIHAYQPLHPASCILTKLDESPSIGSTLSVLLRHRLPLDYITQGQRVPEDIIVPQAHHLIHHTIRRGKVAAPSELDDLKLADRYRLHSHPAG, encoded by the coding sequence ATGAAAATCAAGCGTTTCATCGCCGCCGACATGCGCATGGCCATGCGGGCCGTACGCGAAGAGCAAGGTCCGGATGCGGTGATCCTGTCGACCCGCAACCTCGATGACGGCATCGAGGTGATCGCGGCCACCGACTATGACGAGGCCCTGGTCAAGGAAGCCGCCGGCCGCCTGTTTCCGGCCCCTGCCCCGGCTTCGCGCAAACCGGCCCGACCATCGGACGACAGTCCCTTCACGCTCGACGATACCGAGGCGCAAGGCAACGAATTCATTGCGGTCCAGCGCGAACTTTCCGATCTGCGCAAGATACTCGAGGGCCAGATCGCCAGTCTGGCCTGGAATGAGCTGGGACGGCGCAAGCCCCAGCACGTGCAGGCCCTGCGCGAGCTCAGCCAGCACGGCATCGAGCCGGATATCGCGATGGCCCTGGTCGATGAACTGCCGCCGGACATGAGTGCCGAGCAGGCCCGCTACCTGCCCTTGGGACTGATTTCCAACCGCCTGCTGCTGAGCGGCCGGCGGCTGACCGATATCGGCGGCGTGCTCGCCCTGGTCGGCAATACCGGGGTAGGCAAGACCACCACCATCGCCAAGCTGGCCGCCCACTTCGTGTTGCAGCACGGAGCCGACGGCGTGGCCTTGATCGGCACCGACAATTACCGGATCGGCGCCGGTGCCCAGCTGGGACATTACGGCAAATTGCTCGGCGTCCGCGTTCATCACGTCCATGACGCCGGACAGTTGCAGGCACTGCTGCAGGATATGTCGGGATACGCGGCAGTACTGATCGATACCGCAGGCATGTCCAGTACCGATCCACGTTTGCGCGACCAGATGGCAATTCTGGAGCCCAGTCGCCACCTGCTGCGAACCTGTCTGGTGCTGGCGGCCAATACTCAGGCTTCTGCCCAGGAAGAAGCCATCCACGCCTACCAGCCGCTGCATCCGGCAAGCTGCATTCTGACCAAGCTGGACGAGTCACCCTCGATCGGAAGTACCCTGTCCGTGCTGCTGCGGCACCGACTGCCTCTGGACTACATCACCCAGGGGCAGCGAGTGCCGGAAGACATCATCGTGCCGCAGGCCCATCATCTGATCCATCACACGATCCGCCGCGGCAAGGTGGCCGCTCCCAGCGAACTGGACGACCTGAAGCTGGCCGACCGCTATCGCCTTCATTCCCATCCGGCAGGTTAG
- a CDS encoding MinD/ParA family ATP-binding protein, with protein MDQAHGLKQLLLERRLGAHAERPPRVIAIGGGKGGIGKTSITVNLGIALSQRGRRVMVLDADLGLANVDVLLGLNPRWTLLDLLDGRCPIEDLAVAGPEGLEVIFSCSGNRRMTHLDITERAAIVRAFDELDPWPDYLLVDVAAGLSDDVLMFCAAADEVIMVACDDPSSMTDAYATMKILTMDCGVKDFQLLTNMMPPTSDGSRIHERLLRVSSSYLNTSVNHLGNIPMDDYMRRAARSQKPLICDWPGSPAALAIRALAEAVERLPTRSDMGRPIRFFLRQHAMGSFA; from the coding sequence ATGGATCAGGCACACGGTCTGAAACAACTGTTGCTGGAGCGCCGTCTCGGTGCCCACGCCGAACGACCGCCCCGCGTGATCGCCATCGGCGGCGGCAAGGGCGGCATCGGCAAGACCAGCATCACCGTCAATCTCGGCATCGCGCTCAGTCAGCGCGGCAGGCGGGTGATGGTGCTCGATGCCGACCTCGGCCTGGCCAATGTGGATGTGCTGCTGGGTCTGAATCCACGCTGGACGCTGCTGGATCTGCTGGATGGCCGTTGTCCGATCGAGGACCTGGCAGTGGCCGGGCCGGAAGGCCTGGAAGTGATTTTCTCCTGCTCCGGCAACCGGCGGATGACCCATCTCGACATCACTGAACGGGCCGCGATCGTGCGTGCCTTCGACGAGCTCGATCCCTGGCCGGACTATCTGCTGGTGGATGTCGCTGCGGGCCTGAGTGATGACGTGCTGATGTTCTGTGCGGCGGCTGACGAGGTGATCATGGTCGCCTGCGACGACCCTTCTTCGATGACCGACGCTTATGCCACGATGAAAATCCTGACCATGGATTGCGGGGTCAAGGACTTCCAGCTGCTGACCAACATGATGCCGCCGACCAGTGACGGCAGCCGGATCCACGAACGCCTGCTGCGCGTTTCATCGAGCTATCTCAATACCTCCGTCAACCATCTCGGCAATATTCCGATGGACGACTATATGCGGCGGGCCGCGCGATCACAGAAGCCGCTGATCTGCGACTGGCCGGGATCGCCCGCCGCGCTGGCCATTCGCGCACTGGCCGAAGCCGTCGAGCGACTGCCTACGAGATCCGACATGGGTCGCCCCATTCGTTTTTTCCTGCGCCAGCATGCAATGGGCTCCTTTGCCTGA
- a CDS encoding chemotaxis response regulator CheY, translated as MSTNLKILIVDDFSTMRRIIRNLLLELGYPNTGIQEADDGSTALPLLKSQSFDLLITDWNMPIMTGIDLLREVRNTPSLKTLPVLMVTAENSREQIIDAAKAGVNGYIIKPFTAVTLKEKLDKIFERIAAQGS; from the coding sequence TTGAGTACCAACCTGAAAATCCTGATCGTCGACGACTTCTCGACGATGCGTCGCATCATCCGCAATCTTTTGCTGGAGCTCGGCTATCCCAATACCGGCATCCAGGAGGCCGATGACGGCAGCACGGCCCTGCCGCTGCTGAAATCACAGAGTTTCGATCTGCTGATCACCGACTGGAACATGCCGATCATGACCGGCATCGACCTTCTGCGGGAGGTCCGCAACACCCCGTCGCTGAAAACCTTGCCTGTTCTGATGGTCACGGCGGAAAACAGCCGCGAGCAGATCATCGATGCCGCCAAGGCCGGCGTGAACGGCTACATCATCAAGCCCTTCACGGCAGTGACGCTCAAGGAAAAGCTCGACAAGATCTTCGAACGCATCGCGGCCCAGGGGAGCTGA
- a CDS encoding protein phosphatase CheZ, giving the protein MNDTANPPAGFHPLPVELCALLRADDQASFDAALDQLLRNREQSIFRALGTLARDLHDAIKRLTQDIPTEAGQAASLESARHRLQEVLDMGSKAAHQSLTMVEELRPQAQALTAAAEARLAARPSEAADLALASQAGTFGQACQQAFSTMIVEQSWQDLAGQRVKQVDAFIGRVDIAMRELVQLTGSLSGAQPPDTTQRVADQDDVDRMLAEFGF; this is encoded by the coding sequence ATGAACGACACCGCGAACCCACCAGCCGGCTTTCATCCCCTGCCCGTCGAATTGTGCGCACTGCTGCGCGCCGACGATCAGGCCAGTTTCGATGCCGCACTGGATCAATTGCTGCGCAATCGCGAGCAGTCCATCTTTCGCGCACTGGGCACGCTGGCCCGTGACCTGCACGATGCCATCAAGCGTCTGACCCAGGACATTCCGACCGAAGCCGGACAGGCGGCCAGTCTGGAAAGCGCGCGCCATCGCCTGCAGGAAGTGCTGGACATGGGTTCCAAAGCCGCCCACCAGAGCCTTACCATGGTCGAGGAACTGCGGCCCCAGGCTCAGGCGCTGACCGCAGCGGCCGAAGCCCGACTGGCGGCCAGGCCGTCGGAGGCTGCCGATCTCGCCCTGGCCAGCCAGGCCGGCACGTTCGGCCAGGCTTGCCAACAGGCCTTCAGCACGATGATCGTCGAGCAGAGCTGGCAGGATCTGGCCGGCCAACGGGTCAAGCAGGTCGATGCCTTTATCGGCCGCGTCGACATCGCGATGCGCGAGCTGGTGCAATTGACCGGCAGCCTGTCCGGTGCCCAGCCTCCCGATACCACACAGCGCGTCGCCGATCAGGATGACGTGGACCGCATGCTGGCCGAATTCGGATTCTGA
- a CDS encoding flagellar motor protein yields the protein MDLLSIIGAILAVAVILVGTVLKGSSISALWNPAAVVIVFFGTTAAVMVQTRGAVLKRAMKIVGQVFKPGNTDVRDLISRIVGWSELARRQGLLGLEANIESETDEFARKGLQLLVDGTEPAVLRDMLESQIYIQEQADLAAAKVFESAGIYSPTMGIIGAVMGLMAVMQNLADPSKLGHGIAAAFVATIYGVALANLFMLPMFNKLKSLIQQRQQHHELLIEGLVAIANGDNPRLIESKLQGFIV from the coding sequence ATGGATCTGCTCAGCATCATCGGCGCCATCCTCGCCGTCGCCGTCATTCTTGTCGGCACCGTTCTCAAAGGCAGCTCGATCTCGGCGCTGTGGAATCCCGCCGCTGTCGTCATCGTCTTTTTCGGCACCACCGCGGCCGTGATGGTCCAGACCCGCGGTGCGGTCCTCAAGCGTGCCATGAAAATCGTCGGCCAGGTCTTCAAGCCAGGCAATACGGATGTCCGCGATCTGATCAGCCGCATCGTCGGCTGGAGTGAACTGGCCCGCCGTCAGGGCCTGCTGGGCCTGGAAGCCAATATCGAAAGCGAGACCGACGAATTCGCCCGCAAAGGCCTGCAGCTGCTGGTCGACGGTACCGAACCGGCCGTATTGCGCGATATGCTGGAATCGCAGATCTATATCCAGGAACAAGCCGATCTGGCCGCCGCCAAGGTCTTTGAAAGCGCCGGCATCTATTCCCCGACCATGGGCATCATCGGCGCCGTGATGGGTCTGATGGCGGTGATGCAGAATCTCGCCGATCCCTCCAAGCTGGGACACGGCATCGCCGCCGCCTTCGTCGCCACCATCTATGGCGTGGCCCTGGCCAACCTGTTCATGCTGCCGATGTTCAACAAGCTCAAGAGCCTGATCCAGCAGCGCCAGCAACATCATGAGCTGCTGATCGAAGGTCTGGTCGCCATCGCCAATGGCGACAATCCCCGCCTGATCGAAAGCAAGCTGCAGGGTTTCATCGTATGA